The nucleotide sequence TTATTCATTTTTTATGGTTTTATATTCATTTTTAAAACGGTGGCCTTCATGGGAGTCGTGGTTCACAGAAACTGTTGTTGCGTGATGTTGCCCTCACCGCGTTTTCACACTTGGCATATACAGCCCAAATAATTTGCGTGGCACTGACCATTGGTGAGATGAGTAAGAAAGCCGACGTACCCTGCAACTTAAGATATGGCGGGTATACGCAATATCTTTACTGATTATTGGATAATCATGGAACAAACTAGTTTAATTGCTTTTGCATTTGCCGCTTTACTGTTAAATCTTAGCCCCGGCCCCTCTTTACTCTTTGTGAGTGCCCGGGGTATCAGTGAGGGGAAAGCAGCCGGAGCTGTCTCTGCTCTGGGCCTGGCCTCTGGAAGTTCTATTCATGCGCTCTTGGCCGGTTTGGGGATTACAGCCATTGTTGCTAAAAGTGCCTTTGTTGCCAATGCGGTCGCGTTGGTTGGCGGTGTGTATATTCTCTATCTGGGATATGAATCTCTCAAAGCAGCGCAAGATGAGGGGGAAAGCCGAAGTGCAGAAATGGCTGCAACGAAAAAGAATAACCTCCTGAAACTTTATCTACAGGCGGTATCGGTGGAGTTTCTTAATCCTAAGACGATTCTTTTTTATCTTTCAATATTGCCTGGCCTGATTTTGACTGGCGGGTATACGCCTGTTCAGGCGCTTCTCGTCTCGCTTATCGTGCCGGCAACGGCATTACCTATTGATATGACCGCAGGATTGACAGGGGGAATGTTAGCCCGTGTATCGCAAAATAACCGGACAATGACTGTTGTTCTTAATTATGTGTCAGGGGCAGCGCTCGTGTTTATTGGTATTATTCTTCTGTATAAAAACTTCATGGCTGGTTGATATGTATTTCTCAAGCTTACCTGAGTAAGCTCATCGGAATTCACTCTCTTGCCGCGTTACAAGGCTCATACGAGCCTTGTAACGCGTTGCGTTGTTCAACACGCTCGCGTGTTGTCCTGCAACTCGAATTATTTTGGGTATAGTTATGCTACTGGGTTTTCCTTAAATAAGTGTTTTCATCCCACATACTATGTCCGGAAATGTCTACTGTTTTATGTGATTATGCGATTGATTTATATTTTAACGAGGATCCATGATGTTGCGTGATTTTATTTTTTTATACATGACTTGCTAACAGACCTGGAGAATAAAAGGATATTTAAGGCATTCGTTGAGAAATAAGCCGGATACGCGAGGTGTATTGTCCCAGGCCTGATCTGGCTGTGCTCTGTGTTAGAACGCGATTAAACCTGACAGTCGGTAATGAGCGAAGTGGGAGTTCTGTGTGCAGCAGTGATGGTATGGAAATGT is from Dickeya dianthicola NCPPB 453 and encodes:
- a CDS encoding LysE family translocator, giving the protein MEQTSLIAFAFAALLLNLSPGPSLLFVSARGISEGKAAGAVSALGLASGSSIHALLAGLGITAIVAKSAFVANAVALVGGVYILYLGYESLKAAQDEGESRSAEMAATKKNNLLKLYLQAVSVEFLNPKTILFYLSILPGLILTGGYTPVQALLVSLIVPATALPIDMTAGLTGGMLARVSQNNRTMTVVLNYVSGAALVFIGIILLYKNFMAG